The Vibrio sp. STUT-A11 region GGCCAGCCTTTTTTATCGAGCCATAAAAAACAAATTCCTACAGGAGTTTCAGTTATTGCAGTGAAAATCTACATCGTAACGCAGAAATGGACATTTTCGTGTTAGGACTTTTGCACTAATGAAAGCACTTGAGATTACCAAAAGTATGGAAAAGTTCTAAACCTGTGGCCAGTTTTACTTGACCATATATGGACGCCTCAGCTTTTACAACACTTTTGAATGATTGGTTCACTACCATATATTCGGCGTCGTTATAGACTCTTTCGCCTGCGCCTTGATGTAAATCCGAAACCTATTGCCTAATCACTACATCGGCATTTAATGCCTTGGTCAACTCAGGTTACAATAGGTACGGTTAACCGTTTGTTCATCAGTGTATGTAAACTTTCTTGAGGTTATTATGCAAAGGCTTTGTTTACGTCAAAGTCATGGCTTCCTGTTAATATTTTCCATGCTATACGAGCTAGTTTATTCGCAAGTGCGACCACAGCTTTATGTTTACCTTGTCTGACAGCTAAAGCGTTGAACCATTGCCCAAGTTTATCTTGCCGTTTGTTGGCAAAACGCCCTACAGCTCTCGCGCCATGAATAAGTAACACACGCAGATCGGCGCTGCCATTTTTTGTGATGCTCCCTAAGCGGATTTTACTACCAGAACTAGATTGAGTTGGTACCAGTCCGCACCATGCAGATAACTGCCTGCCATTTTTGAATTGTAGACCTGAACCTATCTCACTAATAAAGCTCGCTGTTACTAATGGCCCAAATCCAGGAATTGAAAGCAGTGCTTCGTAGCGAGGTTGATTTTGACAAAGAGCTTTAATATCACGCTCGATTTGCTCTATTCGATAATTTAAAGCGCATAAATCATCATATAGAGATTTAAGAAGGCTACGGAGAGTATACGAAAGATCGTTGCTTCCATCTTCTAAAGCATCTATCAGGGACGCTTGAAGTTTTATTCTTCCGGCACTAAAAATAACGCCAGATTCACCTGCTAAACTGCGAATTTGGTTTACTGTCGCCGTTCTGTTTTGGACTAAGCGGGCCCGAACACAGCGTAATGATTTAATATCTTGTTGATCTACCGTTTTTATTGGCACTTTATGGATATTAGGTCGAAAAGCTGCTTCACATATAGCAAGA contains the following coding sequences:
- a CDS encoding IS110 family transposase translates to MDIKVVGIDLAKNVFQVCVCLVDHSIKSNQKVRRNKLLDKVRQFPQGTLIAMEACGTSHYWGRKFKELGFDVQLIPAQHVKPFVSSQKNDANDALAICEAAFRPNIHKVPIKTVDQQDIKSLRCVRARLVQNRTATVNQIRSLAGESGVIFSAGRIKLQASLIDALEDGSNDLSYTLRSLLKSLYDDLCALNYRIEQIERDIKALCQNQPRYEALLSIPGFGPLVTASFISEIGSGLQFKNGRQLSAWCGLVPTQSSSGSKIRLGSITKNGSADLRVLLIHGARAVGRFANKRQDKLGQWFNALAVRQGKHKAVVALANKLARIAWKILTGSHDFDVNKAFA